Proteins encoded by one window of Kineosporia sp. NBRC 101731:
- a CDS encoding ATP-dependent Clp protease proteolytic subunit, with translation MTDETATVPGNAQVLARLLNERIVLLGSEVRDENANQICSQLLLLAAQDPDRDISLYINSPGGSVDAGMAIYDTMQFISCDVSTTVMGMAASMGQFLLTSGAPGKRFALPHARVMMHQPHGGVGGSATDIRIQAEQMIKMKQQLARLTAEHSGQPLERIEADADRDRWFTATEAAEYGLVDRVLAHPGVPRT, from the coding sequence ATGACCGATGAGACCGCCACCGTGCCCGGCAATGCCCAGGTACTCGCCCGCCTGCTCAACGAGCGGATCGTCCTGCTCGGATCCGAGGTGCGCGACGAGAACGCCAACCAGATCTGTTCCCAGCTGCTCCTGCTCGCGGCCCAGGACCCGGACCGCGACATCTCGCTCTACATCAACTCTCCCGGCGGATCCGTCGACGCCGGGATGGCGATCTACGACACCATGCAGTTCATCAGCTGCGACGTCTCCACCACGGTGATGGGGATGGCCGCGTCGATGGGGCAGTTCCTGCTCACCTCGGGGGCCCCGGGCAAGCGGTTCGCCCTGCCGCACGCCCGGGTGATGATGCATCAGCCGCACGGCGGGGTCGGGGGTTCGGCCACGGACATCCGGATCCAGGCCGAGCAGATGATCAAGATGAAGCAGCAACTCGCCCGGCTCACCGCGGAGCACTCCGGCCAGCCCCTGGAGCGGATCGAGGCCGACGCCGACCGTGACCGCTGGTTCACGGCCACCGAGGCGGCCGAGTACGGCCTCGTCGACCGGGTGCTGGCGCATCCGGGAGTGCCCCGAACCTGA
- a CDS encoding HAD family hydrolase, with product MTDHVMENRPRIDPADIWAPKLVALDIDGTILDHDQRLTDRVRESVRAVADLGVHVVIATGRSLYETVPVLDRLGLVNGWAVCSNGSVTLRLDPMAPGGYEVSDTVTFDPSSVLTLLREHLPTALYALENGSGEFLLTAPFPPGELEGPYTRVATFEELCAESACRVVVRSPEHTSDDFLELTRSIGLHGVNYAVGWSAWLDLAPNSVSKASALEVIRGRLAVDADATLAVGDGRNDIEMFAWAGKAVAMGNATDDVKPHADLVTGTVADDGLADVLEKLLER from the coding sequence ATGACAGACCACGTGATGGAGAACCGTCCCCGAATCGATCCAGCCGACATCTGGGCCCCGAAGCTGGTGGCGCTGGATATCGACGGCACGATCCTGGACCACGACCAGCGTCTGACCGACCGGGTCAGGGAGAGCGTGCGCGCGGTCGCCGATCTGGGCGTGCACGTGGTGATCGCCACCGGGCGTTCCTTGTACGAGACCGTTCCCGTGCTCGACCGGCTGGGTCTGGTCAACGGCTGGGCCGTCTGCAGCAACGGCTCCGTGACCCTGCGCCTCGACCCGATGGCGCCCGGCGGTTACGAGGTGTCCGACACGGTGACCTTCGACCCGTCCAGCGTGCTCACCCTGCTGCGGGAGCACCTGCCGACAGCTCTCTACGCGCTGGAGAACGGTTCCGGCGAGTTCCTGCTCACGGCTCCCTTCCCGCCCGGTGAGCTGGAGGGCCCGTACACCCGGGTCGCCACGTTCGAGGAACTCTGCGCCGAGAGCGCGTGCCGGGTGGTGGTGCGCAGTCCCGAGCACACGTCCGACGACTTCCTGGAGCTCACCCGTTCGATCGGGCTGCACGGTGTGAACTACGCCGTGGGCTGGTCGGCCTGGCTCGACCTGGCCCCGAACAGCGTCAGCAAGGCCAGCGCCCTGGAAGTCATCCGTGGTCGCCTGGCGGTGGACGCCGACGCCACGCTCGCGGTGGGCGACGGTCGTAACGACATCGAGATGTTCGCCTGGGCCGGCAAGGCGGTGGCCATGGGGAACGCGACAGACGACGTGAAGCCGCACGCCGATCTGGTCACCGGCACGGTGGCCGACGACGGACTGGCCGACGTGCTGGAGAAGCTGCTGGAGCGTTAA
- a CDS encoding PRC-barrel domain-containing protein yields the protein MIRFSDISGNPVMDTSTATTVGRVEAPIIDPVARKVVGFRIRKSAGPGSVLLWGALAGLGPDALTVNSVERLAAPPDELKSRSGKKLDVLKRRVLTEHGHPLGKVKDIEFDPADGRVTSLMLKDSFVDGGRLLGIGQYAVVVTG from the coding sequence GTGATCAGGTTCAGCGACATCTCGGGTAACCCGGTGATGGACACCTCCACCGCCACCACCGTGGGCCGGGTCGAGGCCCCGATCATCGATCCGGTCGCGCGCAAGGTGGTGGGCTTCCGGATCCGCAAGAGCGCGGGCCCGGGCAGCGTGCTGCTCTGGGGCGCACTGGCCGGTCTGGGCCCCGACGCCCTCACTGTGAACTCGGTGGAACGACTGGCCGCGCCTCCGGACGAGCTGAAAAGCCGTTCGGGAAAGAAGCTCGACGTGCTGAAACGCCGGGTGCTGACCGAGCACGGCCACCCGCTGGGCAAGGTGAAGGACATCGAGTTCGACCCGGCCGACGGGCGGGTGACGAGCCTGATGCTCAAGGACAGCTTCGTCGACGGTGGACGACTTCTCGGAATCGGTCAGTACGCCGTGGTGGTCACTGGCTGA
- a CDS encoding SDR family oxidoreductase produces MTQHEGTPGDAGSGDAHGRPVALVTGAGRLAGIAAGIAVRLAADGFDVATTHWSPYDERMPWGRQPADVESLGESLRAAGARTLAVEADLSLPSTPGDVFDAVNERMGSVTALVMCHAESVDSDLLSTSVESFDRHFAVNTRASWLLVREFAKRLERRERQDGNARIIALTSDHTTFNLPYGASKGALDRIVLAAARELAHLRLTANVINPGPIDTGWMSDELRHDLTAKTPAGRLGQPGDTASLVSFLCSPDGGWINGQLLCSDGGINS; encoded by the coding sequence GTGACGCAGCACGAGGGAACGCCCGGGGACGCAGGGTCCGGCGACGCGCACGGGCGGCCGGTCGCCCTGGTCACCGGGGCCGGACGGCTCGCCGGGATCGCGGCGGGCATCGCGGTGCGGCTGGCCGCGGACGGCTTCGACGTGGCGACCACCCACTGGTCGCCCTACGACGAGCGGATGCCTTGGGGAAGGCAGCCGGCGGACGTCGAGAGTCTCGGGGAGAGCCTGCGGGCGGCGGGGGCGCGCACGCTGGCGGTGGAGGCGGACCTCAGCCTGCCCAGCACGCCCGGGGACGTCTTCGATGCGGTGAACGAGCGGATGGGGTCGGTCACGGCCCTGGTGATGTGCCACGCCGAATCGGTGGACTCCGACCTGCTGAGCACGAGTGTGGAGAGCTTCGACCGGCACTTCGCGGTGAACACCCGGGCGTCGTGGCTGCTGGTGCGCGAATTCGCGAAGCGGCTGGAACGACGGGAACGACAGGACGGCAACGCCCGCATCATTGCCCTCACCAGCGATCACACCACGTTCAACCTGCCCTACGGGGCAAGCAAGGGTGCGCTGGACCGCATCGTGCTGGCCGCGGCCCGGGAACTGGCACACCTGCGCCTCACCGCGAACGTGATCAATCCGGGGCCGATTGACACCGGCTGGATGAGCGACGAGCTGCGGCACGACCTGACGGCGAAGACCCCGGCGGGGCGCCTCGGGCAGCCCGGGGACACGGCCTCGCTGGTCTCGTTCCTCTGCTCGCCCGATGGTGGGTGGATCAACGGGCAGCTGCTCTGCTCCGACGGCGGGATCAACAGCTGA